The following coding sequences are from one Pseudonocardia sp. EC080619-01 window:
- a CDS encoding S9 family peptidase, whose translation MTVTGRPTGQQPALIDIETFFADPEFGSPSLSPDGTRIAYLAPAHGRRNVWVRGIDETHDDAVCVTHDTRRGITTHLWTDDPRWLLYLQDTDGNEDWHLHRVDLDAPDEPAVDLTPMDPGSRVFAADPETTVPGTVIAWMNPRPLYVDVFRIDVATGEWTPLVERTDPAETFLVDRTGRASWFVSQDADGTYELAAADPETGSRHVVHRAGGPEHPMGVFAVPTPDGSAALVGDYQDSDDLRLLRVDRTTGEQTVLAAVEGHSLDTLSAASDALPPTVFVSRRTGEVVAARFTGDRPRIVPVDPHFAEIQAALETLSDGVLGWVHSDLDEQRWLVTFLHDREPQTTWFYDHTTGDARRLDGGAPALDPAGLAPMAAVRFPARDGLPLHAFLTLPVGVAPEGLPLVLLVHGGPWMHDTWGYNRTVQLLANRGYAVLQVNFRGSTGYGRRHLTAAVGEFAGAMHDDLIDAADWAVAQGYADPARIAIAGGSYGGYAALVGVTVTPDRFAAAVDYVGISDLANFLATLPPFVRANMTNNWIRYVGDPDDPDQLADMRRRSPITMVDRIRTPLLVAQGANDVRVVQAESDNIVAPLRERGVPVEYLVAGDEGHGFENPENQVMLHRAIERHLAEHLGGRRAAAG comes from the coding sequence ATGACCGTGACCGGACGCCCGACCGGGCAGCAGCCGGCACTGATCGACATCGAGACCTTCTTCGCCGACCCGGAGTTCGGCAGCCCGTCGCTCTCCCCCGACGGCACCCGGATCGCCTACCTCGCGCCCGCGCACGGACGCCGCAACGTCTGGGTCCGCGGCATCGACGAGACCCACGACGACGCCGTCTGCGTCACCCACGACACCCGCCGCGGGATCACCACCCACCTGTGGACCGACGACCCCCGCTGGCTGCTGTACCTCCAGGACACCGACGGGAACGAGGACTGGCACCTGCACCGCGTCGACCTCGACGCCCCCGACGAGCCGGCCGTCGACCTGACCCCGATGGATCCCGGGTCGCGGGTGTTCGCCGCCGACCCGGAGACCACGGTGCCCGGCACCGTCATCGCGTGGATGAACCCGCGCCCGCTCTACGTCGACGTGTTCCGGATCGACGTCGCGACCGGCGAGTGGACCCCGCTGGTGGAGCGGACCGATCCGGCCGAGACCTTCCTCGTCGACCGGACCGGCCGGGCGTCGTGGTTCGTGTCGCAGGACGCCGACGGCACCTACGAGCTCGCCGCCGCCGACCCGGAGACCGGCAGCAGGCACGTCGTCCACCGGGCCGGCGGGCCGGAGCACCCGATGGGCGTCTTCGCGGTCCCGACGCCGGACGGCAGCGCCGCCCTGGTGGGCGACTACCAGGACTCCGACGACCTCCGGCTGCTCCGGGTCGACCGCACGACCGGCGAGCAGACCGTGCTCGCCGCCGTCGAGGGGCACAGCCTCGACACCCTGAGCGCGGCGTCGGACGCCCTGCCGCCGACGGTGTTCGTCAGCCGTCGCACCGGCGAGGTCGTCGCCGCCCGGTTCACCGGGGACCGGCCCCGGATCGTGCCGGTCGACCCCCACTTCGCCGAGATCCAGGCCGCGCTGGAGACGCTGTCCGACGGCGTGCTCGGCTGGGTCCACTCCGACCTGGACGAGCAGCGCTGGCTGGTCACCTTCCTGCACGACCGGGAGCCGCAGACCACCTGGTTCTACGACCACACCACCGGCGACGCCCGGCGGCTCGACGGCGGCGCCCCGGCTCTCGACCCGGCCGGGCTGGCGCCGATGGCAGCGGTCCGGTTCCCGGCCCGCGACGGCCTCCCGCTCCACGCGTTCCTCACCCTGCCCGTCGGCGTCGCACCGGAGGGCCTGCCGCTGGTGCTCCTGGTCCACGGCGGACCGTGGATGCACGACACCTGGGGCTACAACCGGACCGTCCAGCTCCTGGCCAACCGCGGCTACGCCGTGCTCCAGGTCAACTTCCGCGGCTCCACCGGATACGGGCGCCGGCACCTCACCGCGGCGGTCGGCGAGTTCGCCGGCGCCATGCACGACGACCTGATCGACGCCGCCGACTGGGCCGTCGCGCAGGGGTACGCGGACCCCGCCCGGATCGCGATCGCCGGCGGCTCCTACGGCGGCTACGCCGCACTCGTCGGCGTCACCGTGACCCCGGACCGGTTCGCCGCCGCCGTCGACTACGTCGGCATCTCCGACCTGGCCAACTTCCTGGCCACGCTGCCCCCGTTCGTCCGCGCGAACATGACCAACAACTGGATCCGCTACGTCGGCGACCCCGACGACCCCGACCAGCTGGCGGACATGCGGCGCCGCTCCCCCATCACCATGGTCGACCGGATCCGCACCCCGCTGCTCGTCGCGCAGGGTGCGAACGACGTGCGCGTCGTCCAGGCCGAGTCCGACAACATCGTGGCCCCGCTGCGCGAGCGCGGCGTCCCGGTCGAGTACCTCGTGGCCGGCGACGAGGGCCACGGCTTCGAGAACCCGGAGAACCAGGTCATGCTGCACCGGGCGATCGAACGGCACCTCGCCGAGCACCTCGGGGGCCGCCGGGCCGCGGCCGGCTGA